One genomic region from Arthrobacter sp. YN encodes:
- a CDS encoding MarR family winged helix-turn-helix transcriptional regulator — MSDKSERQGYWYGLESRKQMGAVDVLNALRDYRSAEADMRRRTRASMGMGETDLLALRYLLEAERAGRDVGPKELAVRLGVTSASMTSLVDRLVRSGYVSREPHPTDRRALILRPTPGSDREVRSTLGDMHSRMMEAAETLSAEDSAVVVEFLRRMRAAIDSVATP; from the coding sequence ATGAGCGACAAAAGTGAACGTCAGGGCTATTGGTACGGGCTGGAGAGCCGTAAGCAGATGGGCGCAGTGGACGTCCTGAATGCACTGAGGGACTATCGCTCCGCCGAGGCTGATATGCGCCGCCGCACGCGCGCCTCCATGGGAATGGGCGAAACCGATCTTCTAGCCTTGCGCTACCTTCTTGAAGCCGAGCGGGCCGGCCGCGATGTGGGACCCAAGGAATTGGCGGTCCGCCTCGGTGTGACGTCGGCGTCCATGACCTCCCTGGTGGACCGCCTGGTCAGGTCCGGCTACGTGAGCCGGGAACCGCATCCTACCGATCGGCGGGCCCTCATTCTGCGGCCCACCCCCGGCTCCGACCGGGAGGTTCGCAGCACCTTGGGAGACATGCACTCGCGGATGATGGAGGCCGCCGAAACCCTGAGCGCTGAAGACTCCGCCGTGGTGGTGGAGTTCCTCCGGCGCATGCGCGCGGCCATTGACAGCGTCGCAACCCCCTGA
- a CDS encoding serine/threonine-protein kinase: MTTFDVAAVRADRGAGCSSMAQPGAVQSGAAQPGAVVLGGRYRLGARLGDGSEAYVNQALDLRTGKHVAVKIFRATDPSTTEAAQDSPFRREVDIHSRLRHQNIVAVLGSGTTADQDSQRSRNYLVMDLLDGNDLRSILHEHRASPEQTVAWMSGIAKALTHLHRRGIVHNDIKPGNILVDFRGDPDGPGIAQLTDFGIAIDGRHSAPKSSSGTPHYLSPEEVCGGRSTSASDIYSLGLVALECLTGTKAFPGPPLESMVARTLGEPRIPGTVRRRWSMVLHAMTDPDPAGRPSASQAVGMLRRLSW, encoded by the coding sequence GTGACCACGTTTGACGTTGCGGCCGTCCGCGCTGATCGCGGGGCCGGGTGTTCAAGCATGGCGCAGCCAGGGGCTGTGCAGTCAGGTGCAGCACAGCCTGGGGCAGTAGTGCTCGGCGGACGGTACCGACTCGGCGCTCGGCTGGGCGACGGCTCGGAAGCCTACGTCAATCAAGCCCTCGACCTGCGCACCGGAAAGCACGTGGCTGTCAAGATCTTCCGGGCAACGGACCCCTCCACAACAGAGGCTGCCCAGGACTCGCCCTTCCGGCGCGAGGTGGACATCCACAGCAGGCTTCGCCACCAGAATATCGTCGCGGTGCTCGGTTCGGGCACGACGGCGGACCAGGACTCCCAGCGAAGCCGCAACTATCTGGTGATGGATCTGCTGGACGGCAACGACCTCCGGTCAATCCTCCACGAGCACCGGGCCTCCCCGGAGCAGACGGTGGCGTGGATGAGCGGGATCGCGAAGGCGCTCACGCATCTGCATCGCCGGGGGATTGTCCACAACGACATCAAGCCCGGAAATATCCTGGTGGATTTCCGCGGGGACCCGGACGGTCCTGGAATCGCACAGTTGACCGACTTTGGGATAGCCATCGACGGGCGTCATTCGGCGCCCAAATCGTCGTCGGGAACACCGCATTACTTGAGTCCCGAAGAGGTGTGCGGCGGTAGGTCCACGTCGGCCAGCGATATCTACTCGCTGGGCTTGGTGGCACTTGAATGCCTGACCGGAACCAAAGCGTTCCCAGGCCCTCCCCTCGAGTCAATGGTGGCAAGGACTCTGGGGGAACCCCGAATTCCCGGCACGGTTCGGCGGCGCTGGTCCATGGTGCTTCATGCCATGACAGACCCCGATCCTGCCGGCAGGCCGTCTGCCAGCCAAGCCGTCGGTATGCTCCGACGGCTCAGCTGGTAG
- a CDS encoding leucyl aminopeptidase yields MNHEPYKLIPADFSALPSLGGTEPELHFVDGFGALDAIGVLVHSEGDVPESVGLHRETLASAGFDGKPGTTLQLANASGTLVVAVGGGKPGSLDADSWRKAAAALVRATQKHSRIGFELTDTAGLDAGRLGQVLAEGVLLARYSYDTLKSRGKGTSLAEVQFLAPGMDTEAASRGLDTGRIKVRATAIARDLCNAPPSHLTAVGLGSAAKELGEQFGFGVEEFDKQQLIDLRCGGLLGVNAGSAQEPRMIKLSYQPDGAPTGHLGLVGKGIMYDSGGVSLKPSDPMHLLMKMDMGGAAAVLAVFTALRDLGCQAAVTGFLMCTDNMPSGSAYKLGDVLTTRSGLTIEVKNTDAEGRLVMCDALTLAVEDGVDGIVDIATLTGAALMSLGQLTAPVFGNDQRLVDLVLESGGRADEQLWQLPLERAYRPQLDSDVADISNLGGPYAGSTTAALFLAEFVGETPWAHIDIAGTMQSDKDDAWRSKGATGFGARLLIDLALDYSAG; encoded by the coding sequence GTGAATCACGAACCCTACAAACTGATTCCGGCAGACTTCTCAGCTCTCCCTTCCTTGGGCGGCACCGAACCGGAGCTGCACTTCGTGGACGGCTTCGGCGCCCTCGACGCGATCGGCGTGCTGGTCCACTCAGAGGGTGACGTTCCCGAGTCCGTCGGCCTGCACCGGGAGACGTTGGCGAGCGCGGGGTTTGACGGCAAGCCCGGGACAACCCTGCAGCTGGCCAACGCCTCAGGAACGCTGGTGGTTGCCGTTGGCGGCGGAAAGCCCGGTTCCCTGGACGCGGACAGCTGGCGCAAGGCGGCCGCGGCCTTGGTCCGGGCCACGCAGAAGCACTCCCGCATCGGTTTTGAACTGACGGACACGGCAGGGCTCGACGCCGGGCGGTTGGGCCAGGTTCTGGCCGAAGGGGTGCTGTTGGCCCGGTACAGCTACGACACCCTCAAGAGCAGGGGCAAAGGAACCTCCCTTGCCGAGGTACAGTTCCTGGCTCCCGGGATGGATACAGAGGCCGCTTCACGAGGTTTGGACACGGGCCGTATAAAAGTGCGGGCCACCGCCATCGCCCGGGATCTGTGCAACGCTCCGCCGAGCCACCTCACTGCCGTTGGATTGGGCTCGGCGGCAAAGGAGCTCGGGGAGCAGTTCGGGTTTGGGGTGGAGGAGTTCGATAAACAACAGCTCATCGACCTCCGCTGCGGTGGCCTACTGGGCGTCAACGCCGGCAGCGCCCAGGAACCCCGCATGATCAAGCTCAGCTACCAGCCCGACGGGGCGCCCACTGGCCACCTCGGCCTGGTGGGCAAGGGCATCATGTATGACTCCGGCGGTGTCAGCCTCAAACCCAGCGACCCCATGCACCTGCTCATGAAAATGGACATGGGCGGCGCGGCGGCGGTGCTTGCCGTCTTCACCGCATTGCGCGATCTCGGCTGCCAAGCCGCCGTCACCGGGTTCCTGATGTGCACGGACAACATGCCCTCCGGCTCGGCCTACAAGTTGGGGGACGTGCTCACCACTCGCAGCGGACTCACCATCGAGGTGAAGAACACCGACGCCGAAGGTCGCCTGGTGATGTGCGATGCCCTGACGCTCGCGGTGGAGGATGGCGTGGACGGGATCGTGGACATCGCCACCCTGACCGGGGCAGCCCTGATGTCGTTGGGACAGCTCACCGCGCCGGTGTTCGGAAACGATCAGCGCTTGGTGGACCTGGTGCTGGAATCGGGCGGGCGCGCAGACGAACAACTGTGGCAGCTTCCACTGGAGCGGGCCTACCGTCCCCAGCTGGATTCCGACGTCGCGGACATTTCCAACCTTGGCGGACCCTACGCCGGTTCCACCACTGCTGCCCTGTTCCTGGCCGAGTTCGTGGGTGAAACTCCCTGGGCGCACATCGATATTGCAGGCACCATGCAGTCGGACAAGGACGATGCCTGGCGAAGCAAGGGTGCTACGGGGTTCGGCGCGCGTCTCCTGATCGATCTGGCACTCGACTATTCAGCCGGCTGA
- a CDS encoding GlsB/YeaQ/YmgE family stress response membrane protein gives MGIIGWIILGLIAGAIAKAIKPGKQGGGWIATLLLGIVGAVLGGWIGSALFNVGINEFWSLSTWLLAIGGALLVLIIWGLLTRKKA, from the coding sequence ATGGGAATCATTGGTTGGATCATTTTGGGTTTGATTGCTGGAGCCATCGCCAAGGCCATTAAGCCTGGCAAGCAGGGCGGCGGCTGGATCGCTACGCTGCTGCTCGGCATCGTCGGCGCCGTCCTGGGTGGATGGATCGGCAGCGCGCTCTTCAACGTGGGTATCAACGAGTTCTGGTCGCTGTCCACCTGGCTGCTTGCCATCGGCGGCGCACTGCTGGTCCTCATCATCTGGGGACTGCTCACCCGCAAGAAGGCCTAA